The following coding sequences lie in one Peribacillus frigoritolerans genomic window:
- a CDS encoding general stress protein, with the protein MEKNVYGVFDSNPELLAAISDLKAKGVSGTQMTVAADIKNHVQLGNEHTDILIIANQDKEDTLFLKIFHYFTDEGSGDLRSFFTKYGYSYDETKAMLEEVGSKKFILLLDEEVSIEELKAGEAKLKK; encoded by the coding sequence ATGGAAAAAAACGTATATGGTGTTTTTGACTCTAATCCGGAACTACTTGCTGCAATTTCAGACTTAAAAGCAAAAGGCGTATCTGGCACCCAAATGACAGTGGCAGCTGATATAAAAAATCATGTGCAGCTTGGAAATGAACATACGGATATATTGATCATCGCCAATCAGGATAAGGAGGACACTCTTTTTTTAAAAATCTTCCACTACTTCACAGATGAAGGATCTGGAGATTTACGCAGCTTTTTCACGAAATATGGCTACTCTTATGATGAGACAAAAGCGATGCTTGAAGAAGTGGGCTCTAAAAAATTCATCTTGCTGCTTGATGAAGAAGTCTCCATCGAAGAACTTAAGGCTGGCGAAGCGAAATTAAAAAAATAA
- a CDS encoding general stress protein translates to MGKTLYGVFNTEREMIQAIQSLKEKGVHEGEITVMADKKEDLDFVNEKHDPDVEVVTNSNEESFIDKMKHFFLNEGSEDIRNRLGELGLADSEATAYINEVEAGKFLILIDESETVTARENITSNRIEDTGAPAENPLKTGVVNNPDPNLFPETTANAYQTREMEAQPGRSEELHGNSANIYENEELDMKRAQEREIWGNSTEKFKKQKPGIQEGTLASDPHADPFSADTDKALDAQGSLDRTLSPTASGQQEEGLQDEYIKNRINTDNL, encoded by the coding sequence ATGGGAAAAACGTTATATGGTGTTTTTAATACGGAAAGAGAAATGATCCAGGCTATACAATCCCTCAAGGAAAAGGGGGTTCATGAAGGGGAAATAACGGTAATGGCTGATAAGAAAGAAGATTTGGATTTCGTTAATGAAAAGCATGATCCGGATGTCGAAGTCGTTACTAACTCTAACGAGGAATCCTTCATTGATAAAATGAAACACTTTTTCCTGAACGAGGGTTCTGAAGATATAAGGAACCGTCTAGGTGAGTTAGGGCTTGCCGATAGTGAAGCAACCGCTTATATAAATGAAGTGGAGGCCGGAAAATTCCTCATTCTTATAGATGAATCGGAAACCGTAACAGCACGAGAGAACATAACTTCCAATCGCATCGAGGATACGGGCGCACCTGCAGAGAATCCGCTTAAAACAGGGGTGGTGAACAATCCGGACCCGAACCTTTTTCCGGAAACAACCGCGAATGCCTATCAAACAAGGGAAATGGAAGCACAGCCAGGAAGAAGCGAAGAGCTTCACGGAAATTCCGCCAATATCTATGAAAATGAAGAGCTGGATATGAAGCGAGCTCAAGAAAGGGAAATCTGGGGGAATTCCACAGAAAAATTCAAGAAGCAAAAACCAGGGATTCAGGAAGGGACACTGGCTAGCGACCCTCATGCAGACCCGTTTTCTGCCGATACTGACAAAGCCCTTGATGCTCAAGGATCACTGGATCGGACCCTGAGCCCGACAGCCAGCGGACAGCAAGAGGAAGGCTTACAAGATGAATACATCAAAAATCGAATCAATACCGACAATCTGTAA
- the sspI gene encoding small acid-soluble spore protein SspI, which translates to MNLNLRNAIIQNVSGNSQEQLEDTIVDAIQNGEEKMLPGLGVLFEVIWQNSSEQEKQEMITALESGLKK; encoded by the coding sequence ATGAATTTAAACTTACGTAATGCGATCATCCAAAATGTATCTGGAAATTCGCAAGAGCAGCTGGAAGACACGATTGTCGATGCCATACAAAATGGCGAAGAAAAAATGCTTCCTGGATTGGGAGTATTATTCGAGGTCATCTGGCAAAATTCATCCGAGCAGGAAAAACAGGAAATGATTACTGCCCTTGAATCAGGATTAAAAAAATAA